In Bifidobacterium adolescentis ATCC 15703, the sequence GATTCATAGAGACGGCTGGCGCAGCAGAGCAGCAGATTGGTTTTGCCGCTTCCGCATGCGCCAATCACGGCGATGTTGCCGTGTCCTACGTCAAGGAATGCGGTGGAGATGAGTACACCGTCGTCGCTCAAAGCAAAAGGCACATGGTGCCATGCCTCTCGCTGTGGCGCCGTCAAATCGTCTTTGCCTGCATGTGGTGCGAGCGGCGCGGAGAACAAAGGGGAGGGATTGGTGGTGCCGCTGAATGCCGATGCGGTGTTGATGGCATGCACCAAGGAATCAATGTCATGGACCGCGCTGCAGCGGAAAGGAACAGTGCGTTGACCGTCATGACAGTAAGCGGCACCGGGGAAGGCCGGTGGAATCAAAGCTGCATCCTTGGTGCCGATCAGTTCATTCGATTGCATTTGGTCGGTGACGCGTAGGCAGATGCTCAGCGATATGTTGGCCTTCATATCGGCATGGACCTGACCCATGGGATTTTGCGTGCATACGATGAGATGCATACCCAAAGAGCGTCCGAGCGACGCCAATCGATTGAGTCGCTGCATATAGTCGGGTAGACGGTCGCGCAATGCATGGAATTCGTCAATGACCACCACGAGCCGTGCAGGGGGATGGGAAAGCTGGTCGAATCTGGAAACGCGTTCGGCACTTACCAAGGCCTCCCTGCGTGCCAATTCTTGTTCTATGGCGTTCAGCGCACGGACGGCATGGGCGAGGTCAAGATCGCAGACGTTGCCCACGGTATGCGGCAGACGCTCCAAAGCGTTGAAGGTCGATCCTCCTTTGAAATCCAGAAAGACGAAATGGAGGGTTTGAGGACTATGCCGAATCGCCAATGCCATGCACCAACTGATCAGCAGTTCGGATTTCCCCGAGCCTGTGGTCCCCGCGACCATGGCATGTGGTCCGGATGATGCCAGATCTATATGGAATATGCCATGTTCTGACATGCCGATGCCGTTCGTTGGGGAACGGACAAGCCAATTACGCACGATGGTGCGCCATATGAGCGGGTCGTTGTCCAGGCCATGCAGATGCTCAAAACTTATGGACGGCATGTCGGCGAAAAGCTGAGCATGGTCGATTTCGTTTCCGTTATGATGCGTTGGAACCGGCGAATCGCTTCCAGTAATGGTGTTGCTGTTCGTTTCTTCATGCCTGACGCGCATGATCATGGTGATGAGCATCAATGCGCTGCCGAGCAGACTCGGAGCGAGCATCGCCGCATAGAGCCAATGACGTTGCATGCACATGACAATCAGCATGATGAGCTGCGCCAGCAAAGGCGCGCTCCAACTCAATACAGTGAGATGTTGTTCGCTTATACGGTGAGGGGCCTTTTTGTTCATACGGCCAGCATGGGCAAGAGCGGCGGCATGCCGCAAGCCAATATGAGGGTTGTGGTCGGAGAATGTGGGTTATCCACATCCTCCGGCGTGTCGTCAGTTTTGCTGTTCGGCCAGCGTGCCCACGGTTCCTGCGGAATGCGTGCCGTGTGAGAGTTCGGAGAAAAGCTGGATGTTCTTCGCGTCATCCAGCAGAACGCACGATCCGACCCCATCGACGTAATAGTCCGGATCGGTCCAATACACGCTTCCCGAAATGCCATCCTTGCCTGAGGCGCTTTTGAAAGCCAACGCCATCCGAAGCAGAGAGGAAGTCGATGCTTTCTCATCCACGGTTACGGAGCTCAACGCCGCTGCGGCGACCTTTTTGGTCTTGTTGAAATTCGTGAGCGTCTGTTTGGAAGCGCCCTTCTTGACGATGGCGTTGATCACCTGGCGCTGACGTGCGGCACGGCCGAAATCGCCTTGCACATCGGCATATCGCATACGGGAGAACGCCAAAGCGGTGTTGCCGTCCACGGTGTGGCATCCGGCGGTCCAGTTCATACCCGAATAAGGGTCATTCACATTCTGGTCGTAGCATAGGTCCACGCCTCCCAAGGCATCGACCACTTTGACGAGTCCGCCGAAGCGGACCATTGCCACATGGTTGATTTTCTGGCCGGTGATGTCCTCCACCTCATTGACCAACTGTTTGCGGCTGTACAGCTGCGCCACGGCGTTGATCTTCATATAGCTCCCATCGATTTCCACCAGGGAATCGCGAGGAATGGAAATCAGCGAGGACGATCCTGTTTTCGGCTTGGTGAGTACAAGAATGGTGTCGGTTCTGAAACCTTCGACGTCACCGGCATCTCCGATGGTGCCCTCACGTTCGTCGGAGCCAAGAATAAGCCAGCTTTCGCCGGCGGTGTCCGCTTTGGATGTCAGCCAGGTCTGTTTGTTGAGCTGGTCATCGACCCAGTTCCAAGCGGAGAATACCCCTATTCCCAGTGCGAGAATCAGTACAAGGAAAATGGAAAGGACGATACGTCCGACGCGAGGTCTTCTTTTTGGCACGGAAGCCGTCGCTGGAGAGGATGGAACAGATCGGAGCGCCGTGGAGACGGAGGATGACCCCCGGAACTGCTGCGTTGGATTGGCCGTGCGGGTATGTTCTGGAGCGAAGGACACCGGAGATGATGAAGGGTTTCTTCTTGTCTCGCTCGTTGCCCGTGCCGCAGGCTGGAAGCTTTGCGGAACCGAGGAAGAAGGACGCGCCGTGCGTTTGGCCGGTTTTACGGATGATGCATGGTCGGAACGTTTCGCCGGTGCGAAACTCGCTGGCTGGCTCGGTGCGCTTTGCGAGCGGGAGGAATCCGTGGACGGCATGGTTTTTTTGCGTCCTGATGACGGAATGAAACTTGGTGGCACGCTCGTAGGCTCTTTTGCTCCTTTGCCTTCACTCATGGTTCCTCCAAAAAGATTCGTCCCTGTGTCATACGTTGAAAGGGGACGTGATTGCGTGGTCTACGTCAGTTCTTTGCCGGAACGGCACATACGGTCGCATTAAGGTATCGATCCGCAAGCCCGATGTACTGGCCCGTGGTCGCGTCATGAATGGAGCCGTCATCCGGGTCGACGGTGCCGCCAGTGCTCGGATCGACCAACGTGCCGTCGGATTTGGTGATCAGTCCCGTGACGGGATCGGGAGTCTCGGCAGTGGTGTCCGACTGGTTGCTGTCGGTCGTGCCGGAATCGTCGGAGCTGGCTGAATTATCTGAACTGGTGTCGGAGGAGCCGCCCGAGTTTGAATCGGCGGTATCGAAAATCGGCTTGCCCGCTCGCATCTTCTCCCAGAGATTGTCGGCTTCGTCGGTCCAGACGGAACGGTTGGGGTCGGACGGTGCTGGGACCACGGGGACGGTCTGGGTCTGCAGGTTGGTCATGGTGAAATTCTTCAGGCTCATGGCAAGTCCCGCCAAAGCCGCGGTATCAGCCATGCCTTGGGATATGTTGAGCGATTTCAGCGCGGATTTCGCCAGCTGGTACAGCTGCGCGGTATCAGTGAACAGATTCTTGCTGAGCGCCTCGCTCATCAGCTGCTTGATGAGATACTGCTGACGTGTGGTACGCGAGGTGTCGGATCCGTCTCCTATGCCGTGACGGATCCGGGCGTACTGCGTCGCCGCAACGCCGTCAAGATGGTGCATGCCCTTGTCGAGATTGAGTCCGGTGTACGGGTCGTTGACGTTCTGCGGAATGCACAGGTCCACGCCGCCGACTGAATCAATCATCTTGACCAGGCCGGCGAAGTCCACGACGATGAAGTTCTGAATATTCAACCCGGTGAGACTGTTCACGGCGTTCAGCGTGCAGCTGGCCGCCGAGGAGAGATCTCCGCCGGTTTTGTAGGCACCTGCGAAGATGGAATTGAACATGACGTTATACTGTGCGGGAATCGTGCCCTTCGACGTTTCGCACTGAGGCACGTCCACCAGGGAATCTCGTGGAATGGAGACCAGGTTGATTTCCTTGCGGTCGGCGGAGATCTGCACAATCATGGCGGTGTCGGCCTGATGGTTGCCGATGACGTCATCGAAACTGCCTCCGATGGCTTGGTTCTCCGCGCCGTCACGGGAATCCTGTCCGATCAGCACGAACTCGATCGGCTTGCCGGAGTTCGGATCGATGATGGATGCGTCCGTATTCAGGGAACCCTGGCCGATCACGCCGACCGAATTGTTCTTGATGATGCCATTGACGTCCATCCAAGTAGCGGCAGCTGCAGTGCCGACGAACACCAGAGTCGCGGCGATTGCCGCGGCGACTGCGGTCCTGACGTGATGCTGCACGCGATATCCCAGGCTGTGACGTGGTTTCGCATCCTGAAGACCATTGATGTTAGGAAGCTTATTGCCGGTTGATGACGTTGCCACGGTGTTGCCTTCCTGATTGAGATGCGCGTTTGACGCAATGCTTTTAGAACCTACCACTATCCAAATGGGCAATTATAGGGTTAATGGCCGATTTTCACCGATTCTGCGACTGTAGACCCCAGATTGGGCTGAACTTTAGCATGGATTTTCTGAAATATAGGCATTGACACGGGGAAACTTGACAAAATTACATTGCGTGTGTGTAATTTGAAGCGGTGTGAAAGTATGCGCATAAAAGGTGCGCACACAATTATGGGAGGACTCATGTGGGGCGTGACTGATGAGTCTTCTGAGAATCCGCTTGCTGAACTGTGGGGTTTGTTCAAGCGGGATGATGACGTGTCTTGGCAGCACAAAGCGCTGTGCTCGCAGACCGATCCCGAAGCATTCTTCCCGGAAAAAGGCGGTTCCACCAGGGATGCGAAGAGGGTTTGCGCCCAGTGTGAAGTCCGTGAACAGTGCCTGGAATGGGCCATCGACCATGATGAGCGTTTCGGTATCTGGGGCGGTATGAGCGAGCGTGAGCGTCGTCGCTACAAAAAAGAGCACAAGGAACGGGCTTGAAGGCATGGTGCGTCCCGTGCGTACACTTAAATTATGAATTCTAACGCCAGCAGCGATATCCAGACAATCGTGACCGATGTGCTGAACAGCAGACCGTATACGCATCGGCAGGACGTCGATATGTCCGTGGCTGCGGTGATCACCGCGCAGCATGACCTTCGATTCCTCGCTTCTACCGTTGGAGCGGTGCTTGCGCAGCGCATGCTTCCAGGAATGATCGTTATCGCCGATTGCACGGGGCAGATCGAGCAGCCCATGCAGATGACCTTCGATGTCATTCACTCATCACAGGATGTGCTTACGGAAGTGCCGGAAGCCAAAACGGTGAGGGTCATTCTGGTGGGAGTGAAGCAGGCGGCGTCCTTCATGGACGCTGTAACGCGTGCGATGGATCAGATCGGCATTGATGCCGGCATCCGCGCGTTGTGGACCTTGCATGACGATTCGCGGCCGGCGGATGACCGGTGCTTCGAGACGTTGCTGGATGCGTGGAGAAACACGCCGACAGCCGCGCTGCTCGGTGCCAAGCAGTTGGATTGGCAGGCGAAGAACCTGCACAATGTGGGTTTGTATGCCGGGCACCATGATGTCGTTTCCTTGGTGGTCGACGGCGAGCCTGACCAGGAGCAATATGACGGGCGTCAGGATGTGCTGTCGGTCTCCCTATCGGGCGCGTTGGTGCCGTTGGCTACGTTGCGTGCGTTCGAAGGGGCTGACCCCTGGTTCGGCACCTTCGCGGAATCCACGGACCTGTGCCGCCGCATATGTCTTGGCGGTGGGCGTGTCGTAGTGGTTCCCCAGGCTCGCATCGCCCACAGAAGAGCCCGATTCGAAGGAATCCGTTCCAAGAACGGGCGCCCTGTGGAAGACGAGGACGGTCGCATCGATCCGTATCTTGCCGTACGCGAGGCGAATGCCAAATACGCGTACACTGACATGCACCGTTCATGGTGGCCGTTGCTTTGGCTGTGGTCCATCATCCAGTCGTTGGGATTGGCCGTGCTTTGCTTGGCGCGCAAACAGCCGTATCATGCATGCTGCGAGCTGGCGATGCCGTGGCGTGCGCTGCTGCGTCTGCGGGGTGCTTGGCGCGCCCGTGCGCGGTTACGCAGGCAAAGCAAGGTCACGCTTAAATCGCTATCCACGCTGTCTGCGAATCATCGGCAGGTCAGGGAATGGCTCGACCGTCGCCGTGCGTTGCGCGACCAGAGGGATGTCGTGCTGCTCAGTCCTCTTGAGAAGGACCATCTGCGTAAACGGTTGCTGCGTAGATGGGGATTGGCCTTCGGCGCGGCGCTGATTGCCGGCATATGGATAGTCGTGCTGTATTGGGACGTGCTTCGTTCCGTATGTTCGGGTGCGTCGATGTATTCCGCACAGCTGTTGCCCACGGGCGCGAGCTTCACCCAGTTGCTTCATACCGCGACCACGTCATGGTCGTATGCCTCAGGCACGGGCATCAGTGCGCCTAACGCGCCATGGCTGTTGGTGCTTGCGCTGGCGTCGGTGCTCACTGGTGGACATGTTGCCGGAGCTGTCGGACTGATGTTCTTCCTTGCAGCCCCGCTCATGGTGTTTTCCTTCTGGGCGCTGGCCGGCATCTTCACCCGCTCGGATGCGGTGCGCTGCGTGGTCGCGTTGGCGTGGTTCGCGTTGGCGTTGTCCATGGGACTTTATGATGACGCGGATGTCACGATGCTGACGGTCATGGTGTTTCTTCCGGCCGCTTTCGCCTTCTCGTTCCGTGCGGTCGGCATGTATCGGACGGAGGATCTGGTCAATCCCCACGCGTCGGTCCAGGCGGCGGCGGTTGCGGCGCTGTGTTTCATTCCGGTCGTCGCCGCGCAGCCGCAGTTGTTGCTGCCGCTGATGCTCACCTTCCTGGGATTCCTGCTGTTCGTCCGCTCCCATAAGCCCGCGTTGCTTCTGATTCCGCTTCCGGCGGCGTTCGTATGCGCGCCGACGTTGGTCAATGCCGTTCGTTTCACTTCCGACGGTACATGGCGTCAGCTGTTCGGCAGCGTCATGCTGCCCTCCTCCGCGTATGATGGCAAACCGGTCGTCGCGAATCTGTCCGATCTGTTGCTGCGGGTGTTCGGCATCGGCGCCGACGGTGGTGCATGGCGGTATGTGGCGGTTTCCATACTGGCGTTGATCGTATTGCTGGCCGCGGTGTCATTGGTGTTGCCTTTCGTGCTGCGCGTGTCCCGTATGATGTGGGTCGCCGTGTTCGCGGGATTGGCGACGGCCTTGCTGTCCGCGGCGATTGCGGTGGCCGTCGATGTGGATGGTCCGGTCTCCGGTTCCATGCTTCCGGGAACCACATATGCGATGATGGGCTTGCTCGCCTGCATCTGCATGATGTCGGGCGGCGCGGTTCGACGTTTCGTCATGCTGAGACAGCATGAGAAGACCGGCGCCGTCGAAATCGAAGGACGCGGCTCGAAGGCAGTGTCGATTGCCTCGCATGTGGGTCGTGCCGTATTGGTTTGCCTGCTGGCCGTCTCCGTCGTGGCCTGTGCGGGATTCAACTATGTCGAATGCGATCACAGCCAGGTAAAGACCAGCGATGCTGGACTGCCGATGGTGGCGACCGATTTCCTTGGGCAGGATGATGCACGTCGCGTGCTTGCCTTGCGTGCCGATAGCGCCGAGTCGGTCAGCTACAGTGTGATGCGTACCGGTCGTGGCGACTTGATTGACAGCTCTCCCGCGCAACGCGTCGAAGTGGTTTCGGGACGTTCCGACGGGTCCAGCAGAACCATTGCGCAGGATTGCGCCCAGTTGCTGGCCAATGCCGATTCCGATGCCATCAACGAGCTTGGCAAGTTGGGTTTCGGCGGCATTTACGTTATCAAGCAGAACGGCGACAAAGCGCAGCGAGAGGCCTCGAACCAGCTCAATTCGAACATTGGAGCCTCCGACGGGACACAGAATGTCGTCAGTCTGGATAATGGCACGTATTATCGTTTGACGGTTCAGGATCTATCCAAGCAGCATATCGATCGAAGCGGGCTTGATAAGGCCGGCTCAAGTGTGTGGCGTCGTTCATGGCTGTGGTGCATGGGCGTCGTTCTTGTAGCGTATTGCCTGGTGGCGCTTCCGCGCATTCGTCGTCAGGGTCTGGAGGAAGCATGAGCAGACATTCTCGTCCCAATACGCCTTTGCGTATTGCGCTTGCCGTAATCTCAGTGTTGCTCATCGTGGTCCTGATGGCCGTGACGCTCATATACCGGCCATCATGGCTGCATGCGGACACGCCCACGGTGGAACGCTCCTCGGTGGGTCGTACCGTCAGCCCCCGGCAGCGGCAGACGTACTGCCCGTCTCGCATGACCATTGCCGATACCGATGCCTATGGAGATAGCGAATACCAGGCATCCAACGGCAATATCGCGTCTTCCGCGAGATACGCCGCCTTCGGTTCGGTGTTCCATTCATCCGTCGCCTCGATGGGAGCCGACATGACGGCATCCGTGTCGATGCTGGACAAAAAAGACGACTCGTCCGATGACATCTTTGTGGCTTCCGGCAATGTCGATGACGGCTCTCGATTGCAAGACACGCGTCTGCTGACGGCTTCGAACGGTACCGGCGCGGTTTCCTCAGTGATGTCATGGGCCACGGACGGTGATTTGAAGGGCGTATCAGCAGCCTCCTGCGTCGTGCCGGCGCTGAAACAGGCGTTCCTGCTTTCCGGTACGAAGACCGGCTTGACGCAACAGCTTGTTGTGGCCAATCCCTCCGCCAAGGACACATCGGTGACCATCAGAATCTGGGGCTCCGACAAATCCGGCGCGCTGGCGCTCTCCACCGGATCGACGCTGACCGTGGCCTCAGGCAAGGAAACGGTACTGAATCTTTCCGCAGCTGCTTCCGGCCAAGACGCGCTGTATGCCACGGTGACTGGAACTGACACTCCTGTGGCCGCAATCGTCCGCACCGTCTCCATGGACGGATTGACCCCAAAGGGATCGGATTATGCGCTTCCGAATAACGCTTTCGCGAAATCTCTGGCCCTCTACGGCTTGAATGGCGGAGACCATGCGACACTGTACCTGTATACGTCCCGCAAAACGGATGTCACCGTATCCTGGATTGACTCCAAGGGGGCGCAGCAGACCAATCAGCAGGAGCTGAAGGCGAACCGCGCGTCCGCCATCGATCTTGGAGACGTTCCAAAATCCGCTACCGGCATCGCCATAGCCGCTTCCGAACCGGTGTCTGCCACGGCGAAGATTTCAGACGATGGCCCCGATGGACAATCCGATTTCGCCCTAGTCAATGCGTCCGCTCCGGCGAAGATCTCCGCCATCGCGGTTCCTGACCAATCCACCGCGACGGTAGGCTTCGTCAACACCGCGGATGAGGATCGGACAGCGATCATGACGGCTTACGACACGGACGGCAAACAAGTGGACAGGCGTGAAATCGCCATCCGTCCCTCGGCTTCGACGTCGGTGCGCATCGCCGATATTAATGATGGCGATGTCGCCGCCATCCGTTTGAAGGATCCCGCCCAAGCCGTGGTCTGGAATCTTCGTGTCGGACAGAAAGATGTGTCCGGTGCGAAACTCGCCGGACTTGCCATCATCGGCGCCGTCGATTTGAAGGAGGCCAGAGAGCAGATCTGGGCGAATCAGGATATGACTGTTGTCCGTTGAAAGTCACATGCCCCAATCAGGATCTATTTCTTCCGGACGGCGTCCGTAGATTTCCGCCAGACGTGAGACCACCTCGTCCCTGATTGCGAATTGCAGGTCCATACGGTTACGGGCATGCGATTGCAGCGGCATGCGGTACAGCACGATACGGGGTGGAATGCCGTGTCCGGCGGGGAATGACTGCGATCCAAGATGCGGAACGTCCTCCCAAGGCGCGGGATCGGATGGCGGAACATCCTCCACAGCGAATTGGACCGGAGCTATGAGTTCAGGCCATGCCCCGTTGAGTCTGCGGATTTGCGCCACCAGCATATCGTCGAACATACCGCTTCTGGTACGGTACCGGGGCAGTCTGGTACCAAACATGGGCGTACGCGTGCCACGTCCATGGCGGTTGCGGTATATCGGGGTCTCCCAAGGCATCTGTTGCATGGTTTCTACCTTATCAGGGCTTATTCGAAACATGCGATACCATGGTATGGGCTGCTCGACAAGGGGAGAAATGATCATGGCGGATATTTCCGTACCTTATTGGAACATCGTTGATGTCAACATGTTGTGCGAAGGCGCGCGGCTGATTGGGTTTGACCTCGACAACACGTTGGCGCGGTCCAAGAAACCTATGAAAGCGGACATGGCCGAATGCTTCTCTGCATTGACATCATTGATTGACGTCGCGGTGATCACCGGCGGCAAATACTCGTTGCTGCAAAGTCAGGTGGTGGACAGGCTGTCCGACCATGCCGACAAGTCGAAACTTCACCTCATGCCGACCAGCGGAACCCGCTACTACCGGTGGGACGGGCAACGGTGGGGGAAAGTGTTCTCCCACGATCTAAGCGACGAGGACCGTGCCAAGGCGAAGGAATCGCTGGAACGGAATGCTCGTGAGCAGGGCATTTGGGCCACTCATGTCTGGGGCGAGCGCATCGAGGACAGAGGCAGTCAGATCACCTTTTCCGCATTGGGGCAGCTTGCCCCCGTCGAGGCCAAGGAGGCATGGGACCCCACCAACGAGAAGAAGAACCGATTGGCCTGTGCGGTTGCTGCCGAACTACCGAATCTTGAAGTAAGACCTGGAGGCTCCAGCAGTGTTGATATCTCACAGCGTGGCGTCGATAAGTCGTTCGCCGTCCGTGAACTCGCGGATATTCTCGATATCGAGGTCGGTCAGATCGTGTTCATCGGAGACCGGATGGAACCCAACGGCAATGATTATCCCGCGGCGAAGGCCGGCACAAGGGCTGTCAAAGTGAACGGTCCCGCGGATACCGTGAAATTATGCGGCGAGATTATCGCCAGATTGTCCCGATGACGGAGCCGGTGTGAATCTGATGGCGGGCTCATTCGCGCATATGGCGAATCTGTTGTTCCCACGAGGCTGTGCGGGATGCGACAAGCCTGATGACGTGTTGTGCGATGCCTGTCTTGCGTCATTCGACTGCGAACTGTCCCAGCCATTGGAAACGGCTGAGATGGGTCGATGGTTCGCGTGCGGATGGTATCGGGGTGCCGCCAGACAGTCGATTCTGGCATGGAAAGACCACGGAGACGAGGAATGCGACCGTCCGTTCTCGGATGCGTTGTGCAGGCTTGCGGAACGCGCCGGTGTGATTGATGCCATGGATGGCGTTCGTGAGATCTGCGATACCATACTGGTCGTTCCCGCGCCGTCGTCGATTGCTTCCATGCGTC encodes:
- a CDS encoding LCP family protein → MQHHVRTAVAAAIAATLVFVGTAAAATWMDVNGIIKNNSVGVIGQGSLNTDASIIDPNSGKPIEFVLIGQDSRDGAENQAIGGSFDDVIGNHQADTAMIVQISADRKEINLVSIPRDSLVDVPQCETSKGTIPAQYNVMFNSIFAGAYKTGGDLSSAASCTLNAVNSLTGLNIQNFIVVDFAGLVKMIDSVGGVDLCIPQNVNDPYTGLNLDKGMHHLDGVAATQYARIRHGIGDGSDTSRTTRQQYLIKQLMSEALSKNLFTDTAQLYQLAKSALKSLNISQGMADTAALAGLAMSLKNFTMTNLQTQTVPVVPAPSDPNRSVWTDEADNLWEKMRAGKPIFDTADSNSGGSSDTSSDNSASSDDSGTTDSNQSDTTAETPDPVTGLITKSDGTLVDPSTGGTVDPDDGSIHDATTGQYIGLADRYLNATVCAVPAKN
- a CDS encoding FtsK/SpoIIIE domain-containing protein, whose product is MNKKAPHRISEQHLTVLSWSAPLLAQLIMLIVMCMQRHWLYAAMLAPSLLGSALMLITMIMRVRHEETNSNTITGSDSPVPTHHNGNEIDHAQLFADMPSISFEHLHGLDNDPLIWRTIVRNWLVRSPTNGIGMSEHGIFHIDLASSGPHAMVAGTTGSGKSELLISWCMALAIRHSPQTLHFVFLDFKGGSTFNALERLPHTVGNVCDLDLAHAVRALNAIEQELARREALVSAERVSRFDQLSHPPARLVVVIDEFHALRDRLPDYMQRLNRLASLGRSLGMHLIVCTQNPMGQVHADMKANISLSICLRVTDQMQSNELIGTKDAALIPPAFPGAAYCHDGQRTVPFRCSAVHDIDSLVHAINTASAFSGTTNPSPLFSAPLAPHAGKDDLTAPQREAWHHVPFALSDDGVLISTAFLDVGHGNIAVIGACGSGKTNLLLCCASRLYESGRCTIRFTRKTNSEWTTDDGRTSPQHERTIWFVDDADELLSPFAAMPEADKLKTALADPSVTVIAAVEKPQSTLLERCLTRVAFPCGERATDVMMGIPSAVLDGFGVDDYAIAGRGVFIQQARACPVQCAEFQGF
- a CDS encoding WhiB family transcriptional regulator → MWGVTDESSENPLAELWGLFKRDDDVSWQHKALCSQTDPEAFFPEKGGSTRDAKRVCAQCEVREQCLEWAIDHDERFGIWGGMSERERRRYKKEHKERA
- a CDS encoding LCP family protein, producing the protein MSEGKGAKEPTSVPPSFIPSSGRKKTMPSTDSSRSQSAPSQPASFAPAKRSDHASSVKPAKRTARPSSSVPQSFQPAARATSETRRNPSSSPVSFAPEHTRTANPTQQFRGSSSVSTALRSVPSSPATASVPKRRPRVGRIVLSIFLVLILALGIGVFSAWNWVDDQLNKQTWLTSKADTAGESWLILGSDEREGTIGDAGDVEGFRTDTILVLTKPKTGSSSLISIPRDSLVEIDGSYMKINAVAQLYSRKQLVNEVEDITGQKINHVAMVRFGGLVKVVDALGGVDLCYDQNVNDPYSGMNWTAGCHTVDGNTALAFSRMRYADVQGDFGRAARQRQVINAIVKKGASKQTLTNFNKTKKVAAAALSSVTVDEKASTSSLLRMALAFKSASGKDGISGSVYWTDPDYYVDGVGSCVLLDDAKNIQLFSELSHGTHSAGTVGTLAEQQN
- a CDS encoding metallopeptidase family protein gives rise to the protein MQQMPWETPIYRNRHGRGTRTPMFGTRLPRYRTRSGMFDDMLVAQIRRLNGAWPELIAPVQFAVEDVPPSDPAPWEDVPHLGSQSFPAGHGIPPRIVLYRMPLQSHARNRMDLQFAIRDEVVSRLAEIYGRRPEEIDPDWGM
- a CDS encoding glycosyltransferase family 2 protein, with the protein product MNSNASSDIQTIVTDVLNSRPYTHRQDVDMSVAAVITAQHDLRFLASTVGAVLAQRMLPGMIVIADCTGQIEQPMQMTFDVIHSSQDVLTEVPEAKTVRVILVGVKQAASFMDAVTRAMDQIGIDAGIRALWTLHDDSRPADDRCFETLLDAWRNTPTAALLGAKQLDWQAKNLHNVGLYAGHHDVVSLVVDGEPDQEQYDGRQDVLSVSLSGALVPLATLRAFEGADPWFGTFAESTDLCRRICLGGGRVVVVPQARIAHRRARFEGIRSKNGRPVEDEDGRIDPYLAVREANAKYAYTDMHRSWWPLLWLWSIIQSLGLAVLCLARKQPYHACCELAMPWRALLRLRGAWRARARLRRQSKVTLKSLSTLSANHRQVREWLDRRRALRDQRDVVLLSPLEKDHLRKRLLRRWGLAFGAALIAGIWIVVLYWDVLRSVCSGASMYSAQLLPTGASFTQLLHTATTSWSYASGTGISAPNAPWLLVLALASVLTGGHVAGAVGLMFFLAAPLMVFSFWALAGIFTRSDAVRCVVALAWFALALSMGLYDDADVTMLTVMVFLPAAFAFSFRAVGMYRTEDLVNPHASVQAAAVAALCFIPVVAAQPQLLLPLMLTFLGFLLFVRSHKPALLLIPLPAAFVCAPTLVNAVRFTSDGTWRQLFGSVMLPSSAYDGKPVVANLSDLLLRVFGIGADGGAWRYVAVSILALIVLLAAVSLVLPFVLRVSRMMWVAVFAGLATALLSAAIAVAVDVDGPVSGSMLPGTTYAMMGLLACICMMSGGAVRRFVMLRQHEKTGAVEIEGRGSKAVSIASHVGRAVLVCLLAVSVVACAGFNYVECDHSQVKTSDAGLPMVATDFLGQDDARRVLALRADSAESVSYSVMRTGRGDLIDSSPAQRVEVVSGRSDGSSRTIAQDCAQLLANADSDAINELGKLGFGGIYVIKQNGDKAQREASNQLNSNIGASDGTQNVVSLDNGTYYRLTVQDLSKQHIDRSGLDKAGSSVWRRSWLWCMGVVLVAYCLVALPRIRRQGLEEA
- a CDS encoding DUF5719 family protein: MSRHSRPNTPLRIALAVISVLLIVVLMAVTLIYRPSWLHADTPTVERSSVGRTVSPRQRQTYCPSRMTIADTDAYGDSEYQASNGNIASSARYAAFGSVFHSSVASMGADMTASVSMLDKKDDSSDDIFVASGNVDDGSRLQDTRLLTASNGTGAVSSVMSWATDGDLKGVSAASCVVPALKQAFLLSGTKTGLTQQLVVANPSAKDTSVTIRIWGSDKSGALALSTGSTLTVASGKETVLNLSAAASGQDALYATVTGTDTPVAAIVRTVSMDGLTPKGSDYALPNNAFAKSLALYGLNGGDHATLYLYTSRKTDVTVSWIDSKGAQQTNQQELKANRASAIDLGDVPKSATGIAIAASEPVSATAKISDDGPDGQSDFALVNASAPAKISAIAVPDQSTATVGFVNTADEDRTAIMTAYDTDGKQVDRREIAIRPSASTSVRIADINDGDVAAIRLKDPAQAVVWNLRVGQKDVSGAKLAGLAIIGAVDLKEAREQIWANQDMTVVR
- a CDS encoding ComF family protein, which produces MAGSFAHMANLLFPRGCAGCDKPDDVLCDACLASFDCELSQPLETAEMGRWFACGWYRGAARQSILAWKDHGDEECDRPFSDALCRLAERAGVIDAMDGVREICDTILVVPAPSSIASMRQRGRRHMMPLAKRLSAFLRCRTGFRVQVCDALTNKGIKGKSVETKGTEQRAQRLKGHVMVRPGVTLQNKAVILVDDIVTSGATMRRCVDALTSQGALVITVLALAHTPAGRPLAA
- a CDS encoding HAD-IIB family hydrolase, producing the protein MADISVPYWNIVDVNMLCEGARLIGFDLDNTLARSKKPMKADMAECFSALTSLIDVAVITGGKYSLLQSQVVDRLSDHADKSKLHLMPTSGTRYYRWDGQRWGKVFSHDLSDEDRAKAKESLERNAREQGIWATHVWGERIEDRGSQITFSALGQLAPVEAKEAWDPTNEKKNRLACAVAAELPNLEVRPGGSSSVDISQRGVDKSFAVRELADILDIEVGQIVFIGDRMEPNGNDYPAAKAGTRAVKVNGPADTVKLCGEIIARLSR